The following coding sequences are from one Mesotoga sp. UBA6090 window:
- a CDS encoding bifunctional 2',3'-cyclic-nucleotide 2'-phosphodiesterase/3'-nucleotidase has translation MNWKRRIPAVVIVLILATLIPAMAFGKTSIHELVIMGTTDLHGYVMPYDYLTVEEVSDYGAAKTFTLIKMARELYRNTVLIDTGDTIQGSVLAEREARIDPIKMGDTPSIIEAMNIMDYDVVGIGNHEFNFGLEYLDLAIASANFPMISANLYNADTEELRYDPYVILEREVDGIPIRIGVIAFLPPEIMMWDRVLLEGKVYAEPIVEAAAKYVPELREEGVDLVIVSLHQGSSDAEAILENVEGIDAIIMGHSHGRIADTIDGVPVTMAGSWGGSLGLIHFHLLNQDGKWEVFSSCPQLWHVDEKIESATEIVEAVKEQHEATIDYVMAPVGTTTVPIKGYFSRVIDNEVTQLVNEAQLWYASEYFRGTEFEGMPLLSAAAPFRTNTSVEAGDVKIMNAADIYIYSNTLHVVKVNGIELKGWLEKCAENFNQIDPSSTEDQNLLARFSSYNFDIIEGINYQIDVRNPKGQRIVNLTYEGEEVEDDMEFLVVTNNYRAGGGGYHLVDADIVLSSTVENRSVIIDYIIEKGTITPSPSYNWSIVPFESAGRITFTSRDEAATLAKELGIKGIKYIGDRLFEVDLVELAENVPLTVSD, from the coding sequence TTGAACTGGAAGAGAAGAATTCCTGCAGTTGTAATCGTCCTGATTCTCGCTACGCTAATCCCCGCAATGGCATTCGGAAAGACCTCGATTCACGAACTCGTGATTATGGGAACAACGGACCTTCATGGCTATGTTATGCCTTACGATTACCTGACTGTAGAAGAAGTGAGTGATTACGGCGCTGCCAAAACTTTCACTCTCATCAAGATGGCAAGGGAGCTGTACAGAAACACCGTCTTGATCGACACGGGAGATACTATTCAAGGAAGCGTTCTCGCAGAGCGTGAGGCAAGAATCGATCCAATCAAAATGGGAGACACTCCCTCGATAATCGAAGCCATGAATATCATGGATTATGACGTAGTTGGAATTGGAAACCACGAATTCAATTTCGGTCTTGAATATCTGGACCTGGCGATTGCATCTGCGAATTTTCCAATGATTTCCGCAAATCTGTACAACGCAGACACCGAAGAACTCAGGTACGATCCTTATGTGATACTGGAAAGAGAAGTCGATGGAATTCCAATTAGGATTGGTGTTATAGCCTTTCTTCCTCCGGAAATAATGATGTGGGACAGAGTTCTCCTCGAAGGAAAAGTCTATGCCGAACCTATAGTCGAAGCAGCTGCCAAGTACGTCCCCGAACTGCGGGAGGAGGGAGTTGACCTCGTCATAGTTTCCCTTCACCAGGGAAGCTCAGACGCAGAAGCAATACTCGAAAACGTTGAAGGAATAGATGCAATTATCATGGGTCACAGTCACGGAAGAATCGCCGACACAATCGATGGAGTCCCCGTTACTATGGCCGGTAGCTGGGGAGGTTCTCTAGGATTGATCCATTTTCATCTTCTTAATCAGGATGGAAAATGGGAGGTCTTCTCTTCTTGTCCACAGCTATGGCATGTTGACGAAAAGATTGAATCTGCGACTGAAATAGTCGAAGCAGTTAAGGAACAGCACGAAGCAACCATTGATTACGTAATGGCCCCGGTTGGGACGACAACCGTACCTATCAAGGGATACTTCAGTAGAGTAATCGATAACGAAGTCACTCAGCTCGTCAACGAAGCACAGCTCTGGTATGCAAGTGAGTATTTCAGGGGAACTGAATTTGAAGGAATGCCACTGCTTTCAGCCGCGGCGCCATTCAGAACCAACACCAGTGTTGAAGCTGGAGACGTCAAAATAATGAATGCCGCAGACATCTATATATACTCGAACACACTGCACGTTGTGAAAGTAAACGGCATAGAGCTAAAAGGCTGGCTGGAAAAGTGCGCCGAAAACTTCAACCAGATTGATCCAAGCAGTACTGAGGATCAGAACCTCCTGGCGCGTTTCTCATCGTATAACTTCGATATAATTGAAGGAATCAACTACCAGATAGATGTCCGAAACCCCAAAGGTCAAAGAATCGTGAATCTCACTTATGAGGGTGAAGAAGTCGAAGACGATATGGAATTCCTCGTTGTCACAAACAACTACCGCGCAGGTGGAGGCGGTTATCATCTAGTCGACGCGGATATTGTTCTTTCATCTACAGTTGAGAACAGAAGCGTAATAATTGACTACATAATCGAGAAGGGTACTATTACCCCCTCGCCTTCCTACAACTGGTCTATAGTTCCATTTGAGTCAGCAGGAAGAATCACATTCACATCCAGAGATGAAGCGGCAACTTTGGCGAAAGAACTTGGAATAAAGGGCATAAAGTACATCGGAGACCGACTCTTCGAAGTAGATCTCGTAGAGCTCGCAGAGAACGTCCCGCTGACAGTCTCTGACTAG